One Thermoanaerobacter pseudethanolicus ATCC 33223 genomic window, GCAATAGTAACATCTTTTGCAGCAAGAATTTACGGACAACGGGGTGGCAAAAAGCATGATAGTAATACAGGCTAAACTTATTTTTCTAACTCAACAAGACAAACAAATAGTATTAGATTTAATGAAAAGATGGTCTTCTTGTATGAGATTTGCATATAAGAGACTCTTAGAAGGTTATAATAGAAACACATTAAAAAGAGACCTTCAGGGAACATTTGATTTAAACTCAAGATATGTAGATGATGCAATAATGAAAGCAAGAAGCATACTAGAATCTGCTAGAGAATTAGGTAAGAGTCCAAAGAAAGTCATTTTTGGAGGAAGAGACTTATTTGGGAAACTTCAAAAGCGCCATATAAATGGGAAAGAATATCAAAAGCTAAAAACAAAGTGGCAAGAAAGAAGAAAAGGAAATCTCTATTCAAGAGGAGATAAAAGCAAAAAAGGAAATCTCAACACAAGAATAGAAGTAAAAGAAAATGGTACTTTCTTAAGGATAAATGTAGGGGAAAGAAAATATGTATATACCAAAATACAAGCAGGCTACAAAAAGAATAAGAGAAGAGAAGAACTTCTGCAGGAAATTAGAGAATCAAACATACCCTACTCTGTAGAATTAAAACTCAAAAATGGCAATATATATGCCTATTTTGCTATTGAAGAAGAATATCCAAAAATAAAAATAACAAAAGACAAAGGAGTCATAGCAATAGATACCAATGCATATCCAGACAACATATCATGGGCAGAAACAGACGAAAAAGGAAATCTAATAAGCTATGGCAGTATACCAATGCCAGAACTTGCAAGCGGAAATAAGGACAAAAAAGAATACTTCAGATGGCAGTATGCTCATGAGATAGTAAATATAGCAAAAGAAAAAGGAAAAGCAATTGTAATTGAGGGATTAGAAATAAAAGACAAAGGCAAAAGAGGGGACTTTTCAGGGAGAAAATCAAGAAGGATAAGACATAATTTTAGCTATAAATCGCTTCTTTCAAAAATAAAAACACTAGCAAAAAGAGAAGAGATAGAAGTAATAGAAGTCAATCCTTCTTATACATCAATAATAGGAATGTTAAAATATTCTCCGCAGTATATGATAACAAAAGATGTAGCGGCAGCCTACGTAATAGCAAGAAGAGGATTAGGACTGCAAGAAAAGATACCAGACAATTATATAAAGTTTCTCAACGCATTGACTGTAGAAGAATTAGAAGAATTAAAAGAGTACGTAAAGAAAACAGTCAAAAACATATATTTAAAGAAAAAGCATTTAAGAGAGATAAATAGAGCAATAAAATTTTTACAAAGCCTTGAGAGTGAGTCAGGAAGGGTACTAAAACCTCTGGAGGGAACAAGTTTTAGTATCTATGATTTCTGGCGAGTTTTCAAGGTAGCGGTGGTAACACCACTCTCTCCTGAGAAGGTACCAAGAGACTTCTCTATCCTGAAGGAATTATTAATTCAGGGTAAGTGGGGAGACCCGTAAGGGCGTAAGTTCCTGCTTCTTGGGGCAGGGGCTATGGGAGTGCTTAAATACCGCCTGCTGGGAATAGGCACTCTCTGAAAGGGCGGACTATAAATAGCCCAGCCTTCTAAACTAGTGCAGTTTTGCACAGTTTAGATGACCAGGTTACAATGGCTAATATTAGAGAAGTTGCTAAAAGAGCAGGAGTCTCTGTTGCAACAGTATCAAGAGTTTTAAATGACAGTGACTCGGTGTCTGAAGAAACAAGGGAAAGAGTATTAAAAGCGATAAAAGAATTAAATTATCATCCAAATCTCCTTGGAAGAAATTTAAGACGTTCTGAAACGAAAATGATATTGGCTTTGATGCCTAATGTCTCAAATCCTTTTTATGCAAGGGTTGTAAAAGGAATAGAAGATGTAGCACATAAAAATGGTTATAATGTAATGCTTTGCAATACTGATTCTGATATTAACAGAGAAAAAGTATATCTTGAAATTTTAAAAAACAGATTAGCGGATGGCGTTATTTTTATGGCGCCTGTGATGGGAAAAGAAGAATTGACATTGATAGGCCAAAATTATCCTGTCGTTCAGTGTTGTGAATACATAGAAGGAGCTGGCGTTTCATATGTATCTATAGACAACTTTTCTGCAGCTTACAAAGCGGTGAAGCATTTGATAGGATTGGGACATAAAAGAATAGGAATGATAAGCTGTGAAAATAACTTTGTATCTACAAAGCAGAGGGAAGCGGGTTATAAAAAAGCTCTTGAAGATTCAAGGATAGAATTTGACGAAAAGCTTATAAAATACGGAGATTACAGCTTTAAAAGCGGAGTAAGAGCAGCGAAACAGCTTTTGGCGATGGAAGAAAGGCCTACTGCTATATTTGCAATCTCTGACATCATGGCTATTGGAGCTATAAGAGCGATAAAGGAAGAAAGGCTTAAAGTCCCTGAGGATATAGCGGTTGTAGGCTTTGATGATATAAGCTTTGCTTCTATGTATGACCCTATGCTTACAACTATTTCACAGCCAAAGTACGATTTAGGATGTGTTGCTATGGAACTACTGATAAAACACATGTGTGGCAAATTAGAAGAACCACAGAGGATTTTTTTAGAGCATGAGCTAATAATAAGAGAGTCGACAGTAAAATAAAGAATAAAGTTTTGTCTTAAAAATACAAATTTAAATATAATCAGGGGAGGAATTTTTATGGTAAAAGAGAAACTGAGAGTAGGAATTATAGGTTGTGGAGGAATTGCTTTTGGTAAACACATGCCCTCTTTGGCAAAACTAGACAATATTGAAATGGTGGCCTTTTGTGACATCATAGAAGAGAGGGCTCAAAAAGCGGCAAAAGAATATGGTACAAAAGACGCGAAAGTATATACGGATTACAAAAAACTTCTTGAAGATAAAACGATAGATGTGGTTCATGTTTGTACTCCCAACAAGTCTCATGCAGACATAACTATTGATGCTCTTTATGCAGGAAAACATGTAATGTGTGAGAAGCCTATGGCTAAGACTGCTGCAGATGCCAGAAGAATGGTGGAAGCATATAAGAAAACAGGTATGAAACTCACTATAGGGTATCAAAATCGCTTTAGACCAGATTCTCAATATTTACATAAAGTTTGTCAAAATGGTGAATTAGGGGAAATATATTTTGCTAAGGCTCATGCTATACGTCGCCGCGCGGTACCTACATGGGGTGTTTTCTTAAATGAAGAAGAGCAAGGTGGTGGGCCTTTAATCGATATAGGAACACATGCCCTTGATTTGACATTGTGGATGATGAATAACTATAAGCCTAAAGTTGTAATGGGAAGCGCCTACTATAAATTAGGCAAAAAGGCAAATGCTGCGAATGCTTGGGGACCATGGGACCCTGAAAAGTTCACAGTTGAAGATTCAGCTTTTGGATTTATAGTAATGGAGAATGGGGCTACCATTATATTAGAGTCCAGTTGGGCTTTAAATACTTTAGAGGTTGGCGAGGCTATGACCACTTTGTGTGGAACAGAAGGCGGAGCTGACATGAGAGATGGACTTCGCATAAATGGAGAGAAATTTGGAAGACTTTATACAACTAAAGTTTCTACTGATGTAGGTGGAGTAGATTTCTATGAAGGTAAATCAGATGACCCAGGATTTTTAGAAGCAAAAGCTTGGATTGATTGCATCATAAACGATACAGAGCCTGTTGTAAAACCAGAAGAAGCTCTTGTAGTAACTGAGATACTAGAGGCTATTTATACATCTGCGAAAACAGGAGAACCAGTATATTTTAACAGGTAAATGGAGGCTTTTGTATGGAAAAACTTAAATATGCATGTGTTGGTGCAGGGTCAGTTGCTGATTACAAACACTTAAACGGTTATTCAAAAGTAGAAGGAGTTGAAATTGTAGCCATATCTGATCCGGATATAGAAGCTGCAAAAAGATTAGCGGAAAAGTACAATATACCTCACGTTTATACAGATTATGAAGAAATGTTTGAAAGAGAAGAACCAAACTTAATAAGCGTATGTACTCCTAATTATTTACATGCGCCTATTTCTATAAAAGCGATGGAAAAGGGAATTCATGTGCATTGTGAAAAACCTATAACTCTAAGCGCAAAAGAAGCTTATGAGGTCATTGAATCAAAAAATAAATACAAAAGGAAGTTTATGATAGGATTAAATAATAGGTTTACAAATGAATCTTTCTTTGTAAAAAGATATATAGAGGAAGGGTATATAGGCGAAATATACCATGTAAAGACTGGCTGGAGGAGAAGGAGAGGCATTCCTGGAAAGGGCGGATGGTTTACAAATAAGAAATTGTCTGGAGGAGGCCCATTAATTGATTTAGGTGTACATTTTTTAGACTTAGTCTTGTATTTCATGGGATACCCAGAGGTGCAATCTGTGTCAGCAGCTACTTATTCTAAGTTTTCAAATAGCAACAGTTTAAACAGCTGGAATTATGCAAAAAGCGGGGATGGAATTTACGATGTGGAGGATATGGCAGTAGGCTTTGTAAGGCTTAAAAATGGTGCCACAATTGACTTTGAATTCAGCTGGGCTTCCAACATTGAGGGAGATTACAATCACTATGAAATTTTAGGTGATAAAGGTGGCATATGGTTTAAAAACGGACAGCTTAAAGTATTTTCGGAAATTGTTGAGACATTGATTGAAATAGTTCCCGACACCAATTATCCAAAGTCGCCTTTAAATGAATTTGAACATTTTGTTGACTGCATAAAAAATGACAAAGAGCCTCTGGCTTCTGCTGAAGAAGGGGCAAAACTCATGAAAATAATAGACGGTGCCTATGAATCAGCTGAAAAAGGTAAGGAAATAGTTTTAGGTTAAAGGGGGAAAAAATTAAAATGAGCATACCTATAGCACTTCAACTTTACACTTTGAGAGAGGAGACACAAAAAGATTTTACAGGTACTCTTGAAAAGGTTGCGGAAATAGGATACGAAGGAGTGGAGTTTGCAGGATATGGCGGTTTAAAAGCATCAGAATTAAGAAAAACGCTTGATAAATTAGGACTAAAAGCTGCTGGTAGTCATGTAGGAATAGATTTATTGAAAAACAATCTTGAGGAAGTGATAGATTATAACCTTGAAATAGGCAATAAATACATCGTATGTCCGTGGAATGAGTACAAGTCAAGAGAGGATTATATTGAAACAGCAAAGTTGTTTAATAAAATAGGTGAAAAGTGTAGGGAAAAGGGACTTGAGTTTTGTTATCACAACCACAATCACGAATTTGAAATATACGATGGAGAATATGGACTTGACATACTTTACAAAAATACAGATAAAGAACTTGTAAAAGCTGAAATCGATGCATATTGGGTTACATATGCGGGAGTTGACCCGTTAGAATATCTTAAAAAATTCTCCAATAGACTACCTTTAATTCACTTAAAAGACATGGATAAAGAGGACAGGTCTTTTACTGAAATAGGAAATGGAATTATCAATTTTAAAGAAGTAATAAAAATTACAAAAGAAAATGGAGTTAAATGGCTAATTGTTGAACAGGATGAGTGTAAAAGACCTCCAATTGAAAGTGTGAAAATTAGTTTTGAAAATTTAAAAAAGATTTTAGAGGAGGAAATGTAAAATGTATTTAGGATTTTTAACAGTATGTCTTGGGAATATGCCTCTTAAAGAAAAAGCTAAGTGGGCAAGTGAAAATGGGTTTAAATCACTGGAAATTGCATGCTGGCCTAAAGACAATACGAGGGATTATTCTGCAAGTGACATAGATGTAGAAAATCTCACACCTGAAGAGGCGGAAGAAATAAAAAAATATTTTAAGGAGTACGGGCTCACAATTTCATCTCTTGCATATTATGACAACAACCTTGACAGAGACCCAGAAAAGAGAAAGTTTATAAACAATCACTTAAAAAAGTGCATTGATGTAGCTAAAATGCTTGGGACTGACATGGTGGGGACTTTTGTAGGGAGAAACATTGAAAAGAGCATAAAAGACAATTTTGATGAATTTGAAAGAGTTTTTACTGATATAATAAGCTATGCGGAAGACAAAGGAATAAAAATTATAATCGAAAATTGCCCTATGGAAGGATGGCAGGTACCTGGCCTTCCAGGAACCATATCTTTTACACCAGAGCTTTGGGAGGAGATGTTTAGAAGGATACCTTCTAAAAACTTTGGTTTAAATCTTGACCCTTCCCATCTTGTTTGGCAGTTTATAGACTATATAGATGTGATACCAGAGTTTAAAGATAGAATATTTCATGTACACGCAAAAGACACAGAAGTGTTTGAGGATAAATTTAAGCGATATGGAGTTTTCAACAGACAGCTTTACACAGGAACGCATGGCGAATTTGGATACTGGAGATACCGAATGCCAGGTATGGGAAATGTAGATTGGGGCAAGTTTATAAAGGCGCTAAAAGACAATGGATATGATGGAGTAATAAGCATAGAACATGAAGACCCTCTATATGAAGGCAGTGAAGAAAAAGTAAAAGAAGGGCTTCTTTTAGGTCTAAATCATCTAAAACAATTTATATAACTTTAATAACTTTAAAAAAAGCTCAACCTAATAATCGGTTGGGCTTTTTTTTAATGTAAACATACTGTAAAATATAAGATATACGTTAAGTGATGGGGGAGATAAAATTGGTCACTTCAAAAATCGCTGAAGTGCTTCTACAAATATTCACTGTTATGGCAGTAGGATTTTATGTGGCAAAAATAAAAATAGTAAAGGAAGAAAATTTTAAAGCTTTTGCTGATCTAACTGTCTTAGTGGCAATACCTGCTCTTATATTTTACGGCATATACACAAACTACACCTTAGATATGTTAAAAACTTCTTATATGATACCAATAGTGGGAGTGGCTGTTCCTTTTTTAACCTATCTAGTGAGCAAAATTATCTTTTTACTTTTAAAAGTTCCTGAAGAGATAGAAAAAGAACTTTACCTCATTTCTTCTTTTAGCAATACCTTGTTTGTAGGGTTACCTGTCAGTTTGGCTCTTTTTGGAGAAAAAAGTCTGCCTTTTGTCATATTATATGATTTTGGACATACTTCACTTTTTTGGACATTGGGTGTGATGATTATTACAGGTGACAAGCTTTTTAATGCGAAAAACTTTAAAAAGTTAGTTAATCCCTCCACAATTACTCTTTTCTTTAGTTTTTTAGCTATAACTTTACATATTAAAATTCCTTCTTTTTTATTAAAAAGCCTTCAAATGATAGGTGGCATTGCTGTACCTCTTGCTATGATGTTTATAGGGATGAATATGGTCCATATCGATTTTAAAGAAAGAAATGGTAGCAAATATGTTTATATCGCAGCAGTAATTAAACTTATTTTAGCTCCTCTTATTGCTTATGGAGTGGTGAGCTTTTTGAGTATACCTTCACTTGTGAAAAAGATAGTCATTTTAGAAAGCGCTATGCCTGCAATGGCTAGTTCAGCAATTATTGCAAAACAATATGATAAAAACCACAAATTTGTCTCTATAAGTGTATTTTTGACAAATATTTTGTCTTTTATAACAATATCTGTTATACTATACTTGATGGGATAAATTTGTATGGAGTATTTCGGTAATATGTCAAGAGGGTGGTAAAAAAAATTCAAAAAAAATTTAATAAAATAACCTAAAAAAGG contains:
- a CDS encoding IS200/IS605 family accessory protein TnpB-related protein, which codes for MIVIQAKLIFLTQQDKQIVLDLMKRWSSCMRFAYKRLLEGYNRNTLKRDLQGTFDLNSRYVDDAIMKARSILESARELGKSPKKVIFGGRDLFGKLQKRHINGKEYQKLKTKWQERRKGNLYSRGDKSKKGNLNTRIEVKENGTFLRINVGERKYVYTKIQAGYKKNKRREELLQEIRESNIPYSVELKLKNGNIYAYFAIEEEYPKIKITKDKGVIAIDTNAYPDNISWAETDEKGNLISYGSIPMPELASGNKDKKEYFRWQYAHEIVNIAKEKGKAIVIEGLEIKDKGKRGDFSGRKSRRIRHNFSYKSLLSKIKTLAKREEIEVIEVNPSYTSIIGMLKYSPQYMITKDVAAAYVIARRGLGLQEKIPDNYIKFLNALTVEELEELKEYVKKTVKNIYLKKKHLREINRAIKFLQSLESESGRVLKPLEGTSFSIYDFWRVFKVAVVTPLSPEKVPRDFSILKELLIQGKWGDP
- a CDS encoding LacI family DNA-binding transcriptional regulator yields the protein MANIREVAKRAGVSVATVSRVLNDSDSVSEETRERVLKAIKELNYHPNLLGRNLRRSETKMILALMPNVSNPFYARVVKGIEDVAHKNGYNVMLCNTDSDINREKVYLEILKNRLADGVIFMAPVMGKEELTLIGQNYPVVQCCEYIEGAGVSYVSIDNFSAAYKAVKHLIGLGHKRIGMISCENNFVSTKQREAGYKKALEDSRIEFDEKLIKYGDYSFKSGVRAAKQLLAMEERPTAIFAISDIMAIGAIRAIKEERLKVPEDIAVVGFDDISFASMYDPMLTTISQPKYDLGCVAMELLIKHMCGKLEEPQRIFLEHELIIRESTVK
- a CDS encoding Gfo/Idh/MocA family protein, with product MVKEKLRVGIIGCGGIAFGKHMPSLAKLDNIEMVAFCDIIEERAQKAAKEYGTKDAKVYTDYKKLLEDKTIDVVHVCTPNKSHADITIDALYAGKHVMCEKPMAKTAADARRMVEAYKKTGMKLTIGYQNRFRPDSQYLHKVCQNGELGEIYFAKAHAIRRRAVPTWGVFLNEEEQGGGPLIDIGTHALDLTLWMMNNYKPKVVMGSAYYKLGKKANAANAWGPWDPEKFTVEDSAFGFIVMENGATIILESSWALNTLEVGEAMTTLCGTEGGADMRDGLRINGEKFGRLYTTKVSTDVGGVDFYEGKSDDPGFLEAKAWIDCIINDTEPVVKPEEALVVTEILEAIYTSAKTGEPVYFNR
- a CDS encoding Gfo/Idh/MocA family protein; its protein translation is MEKLKYACVGAGSVADYKHLNGYSKVEGVEIVAISDPDIEAAKRLAEKYNIPHVYTDYEEMFEREEPNLISVCTPNYLHAPISIKAMEKGIHVHCEKPITLSAKEAYEVIESKNKYKRKFMIGLNNRFTNESFFVKRYIEEGYIGEIYHVKTGWRRRRGIPGKGGWFTNKKLSGGGPLIDLGVHFLDLVLYFMGYPEVQSVSAATYSKFSNSNSLNSWNYAKSGDGIYDVEDMAVGFVRLKNGATIDFEFSWASNIEGDYNHYEILGDKGGIWFKNGQLKVFSEIVETLIEIVPDTNYPKSPLNEFEHFVDCIKNDKEPLASAEEGAKLMKIIDGAYESAEKGKEIVLG
- a CDS encoding sugar phosphate isomerase/epimerase family protein translates to MSIPIALQLYTLREETQKDFTGTLEKVAEIGYEGVEFAGYGGLKASELRKTLDKLGLKAAGSHVGIDLLKNNLEEVIDYNLEIGNKYIVCPWNEYKSREDYIETAKLFNKIGEKCREKGLEFCYHNHNHEFEIYDGEYGLDILYKNTDKELVKAEIDAYWVTYAGVDPLEYLKKFSNRLPLIHLKDMDKEDRSFTEIGNGIINFKEVIKITKENGVKWLIVEQDECKRPPIESVKISFENLKKILEEEM
- a CDS encoding sugar phosphate isomerase/epimerase family protein; the encoded protein is MYLGFLTVCLGNMPLKEKAKWASENGFKSLEIACWPKDNTRDYSASDIDVENLTPEEAEEIKKYFKEYGLTISSLAYYDNNLDRDPEKRKFINNHLKKCIDVAKMLGTDMVGTFVGRNIEKSIKDNFDEFERVFTDIISYAEDKGIKIIIENCPMEGWQVPGLPGTISFTPELWEEMFRRIPSKNFGLNLDPSHLVWQFIDYIDVIPEFKDRIFHVHAKDTEVFEDKFKRYGVFNRQLYTGTHGEFGYWRYRMPGMGNVDWGKFIKALKDNGYDGVISIEHEDPLYEGSEEKVKEGLLLGLNHLKQFI
- a CDS encoding AEC family transporter, yielding MVTSKIAEVLLQIFTVMAVGFYVAKIKIVKEENFKAFADLTVLVAIPALIFYGIYTNYTLDMLKTSYMIPIVGVAVPFLTYLVSKIIFLLLKVPEEIEKELYLISSFSNTLFVGLPVSLALFGEKSLPFVILYDFGHTSLFWTLGVMIITGDKLFNAKNFKKLVNPSTITLFFSFLAITLHIKIPSFLLKSLQMIGGIAVPLAMMFIGMNMVHIDFKERNGSKYVYIAAVIKLILAPLIAYGVVSFLSIPSLVKKIVILESAMPAMASSAIIAKQYDKNHKFVSISVFLTNILSFITISVILYLMG